The following coding sequences are from one Acipenser ruthenus chromosome 7, fAciRut3.2 maternal haplotype, whole genome shotgun sequence window:
- the LOC117416007 gene encoding prolactin-releasing peptide receptor-like codes for MNNDSRDMGSGHEPTRNQTTPAPRPTMNETSSAFQGLQLIQQIKALLIPLYAAIVIIGIVGNCLLVFVIVRIKKIHNVTNFLIGNLAASDVLMCTTCIPLNLAYVYEPRGWLFGNAMCYFVLFMQPVSVYVSIFTLTVIAVDRYFVIVHPLRPRISLKLSAYLMLLIWIVACCLAVPAMANTYYLELKDQGITICEEFWEKKENQRQAYAFCLLLLTYFLPLLVILISYVRISVKLKNRVMPGSVTQTQAHWDKARKKRTFSLLVIVVIVFGICWLPLHVFNLVRDINIRIISKYYFNLIQLSCHWFAMSSVCYNPFIYAWLHDSFRKELKKVFIWKRKVAPYGHSVTVSVVL; via the coding sequence ATGAATAATGACTCCAGAGACATGGGATCTGGACATGAACCCACACGTAACCAAACTACTCCAGCGCCACGGCCAACAATGAACGAGACTTCTTCAGCGTTTCAAGGTCTACAACTCATCCAGCAAATCAAAGCTCTCCTCATTCCCCTGTACGCTGCTATTGTCATCATAGGAATAGTAGGCAACTGCCTTTTGGTATTCGTGATTGTCAGAATAAAGAAAATTCACAATGTAACCAATTTCCTAATAGGGAATCTAGCCGCTTCAGACGTCCTGATGTGTACGACTTGTATCCCTCTGAATTTGGCGTATGTGTATGAGCCGAGAGGGTGGCTCTTTGGCAATGCAATGTGTTACTTCGTTCTCTTCATGCAGCCGGTATCTGTCTACGTCTCTATTTTCACTCTAACAGTCATCGCAGTAGACCGCTACTTTGTGATCGTGCACCCGCTGCGCCCTAGAATCTCCCTGAAGTTAAGTGCCTATCTGATGCTATTAATTTGGATCGTCGCCTGCTGCTTGGCGGTCCCAGCCATGGCAAACACATACTATTTAGAACTGAAAGATCAAGGGATCACGATCTGTGAAGAGTTCTGggagaaaaaggaaaaccaacGACAGGCATATGCCTTTTGCTTGTTGCTCCTAACCTATTTTTTGCCTCTGCTAGTGATACTAATATCTTACGTCCGAATATCCGTCAAGCTGAAGAACAGAGTCATGCCCGGGAGTGTAACGCAGACGCAGGCACACTGGGACAAGGCCAGAAAGAAAAGGACTTTTAGCCTCCTCGTGATAGTTGTCATCGTGTTCGGTATCTGCTGGCTGCCCTTGCACGTATTCAACCTCGTTAGGGACATTAACATTCGCATAATAAGCAAGTATTACTTTAACTTGATCCAGCTGTCCTGTCATTGGTTTGCCATGAGCTCGGTGTGCTACAACCCGTTCATATATGCATGGCTGCATGACAGTTTCAGGAAGGAACTAAAGAAGGTCTTCATTTGGAAAAGAAAGGTTGCTCCGTACGGACACAGCGTTACTGTGAGTGTGGTTTTGTAA